One window of the Onychostoma macrolepis isolate SWU-2019 chromosome 21, ASM1243209v1, whole genome shotgun sequence genome contains the following:
- the LOC131529176 gene encoding uncharacterized protein LOC131529176 has product MDPLLRPEYLLLLLEQGERSLEGHTKLFLVLASLTTYPDDALCAFYDASLNIAYRAPSSEDGLRANFTAFVEWTLVRNRSLFPACSQENLASATLDPVPSPPSPRCAERMPEPTGDGEPSPAATDEPRSDRAEVRTEPELQMTSVKVREPATAPALRESATDCVSTERSSAPCTAAEGELSMACGLCHREGRKAPVPALRKRPPESPPVPAPRRCLPCSALPERPPSACAAKALTRVRASRAPSSGGSLS; this is encoded by the coding sequence ATGGACCCCCTCCTTCGCCCGGAAtatctcctcctcctgctggagcagggggagaGATCGCTCGAGGGCCACACCAAACTGTTTCTGGTCCTCGCAAGCCTCACCACCTACCCGGATGACGCGCTCTGTGCGTTCTACGACGCGAGTTTGAACATCGCGTACAGAGCGCCGTCATCCGAGGACGGCCTTCGAGCGAACTTTACCGCCTTTGTGGAGTGGACACTGGTGAGAAACCGATCTCTGTTCCCCGCCTGTTCCCAGGAGAATCTCGCCAGTGCCACTCTCGACCCAGTGCCCAGCCCACCATCTCCCCGCTGCGCGGAGCGCATGCCTGAGCCCACCGGTGACGGAGAGCCATCGCCCGCCGCGACCGACGAGCCACGGAGCGACAGAGCTGAGGTTCGCACGGAGCCAGAGCTGCAAATGACGTCAGTCAAGGTGCGTGAGCCGGCTACAGCGCCCGCCTTGAGGGAGAGCGCCACGGACTGTGTGAGCACGGAGAggagctccgccccctgcaccgcggctgagggtgagctgagtaTGGCGTGTGGATTGTGCCACCGTGAGGGTCGGAAGGCTCCTGTGCCTGCTCTCCGTAAGCGTCCTCCAGAgagccccccagtgcctgcgccacgaaggtgCCTTCCTtgctccgcgcttccagagcgcccccccagtgcctgcgccgcGAAGGCGCTCACAAGAGTCCgcgcctccagagcgccctccAGTGGTGGCTCCTTGTCCTGA